Sequence from the Clostridium botulinum genome:
GAAGTTGAGATAGTAACTAAAGTACCTGTATCAGATACCATTATAGTAGGTAAAATACCAGAAACAGCAATTGATTTTAAACAGAGCAACTAAAAAGAAGAGTCTGTATAAAATTAGAGTTTTTAAACTCAATTTTATACAAACCCTTCTTTTTTCTTATAATCTTTCAATATGTAAAAGTGATTATAAATTTATTGCCAGTTAAATACGTAAGGGATGTTTCTATAGTGATCTCCATAATTTAATCCATAACCAACTACAAAAAGATCTTCAATTGTAAAACAACAATAATTAGGTTCAATTTCAACTGTTCTTCTTGATGGTTTATCAAGTAAAACACAAGTTTTAACTGAAGCAGCACCTAAATTTTTTACGTGATCAACAACAAAGTTCATTGTTATTCCAGTATCTATGATATCATCAACAATAAGGACATCATATCCTTCAATATTATCAGGAATATCATTAATTACTTTAACTTTTCCTGAAGATATTTCATCATGACCGTAGCTTGATGTAGTCATAAAACCTATTTTGGTTTTTGTATCTATTGCTCTAACTAAATCAGCTGCATATATAAAGCTACCTCTTAATAAAGATAAAACATAAAGGTTTTTATCTTTATAATCTTCAGTGATAACTTTACCTAATTCTTCTATTCTAGCATCAATTTTTTCTTTAGAAAAAAGTATATTACGCTTTTTATTATCCATGCTATTCTGTTGTTAAAATCTAAAATCCTAATAAAGATTTAACAACAGGTCACCTCCTCTAATATATCTCATTATGTTTCTTCAAAGTAGTTTAATAGTATAAAATATTAGGAATATTGTCAAGATGGATGTCTCATTATTTTCATGGTTTATTTACAAGGAAATATTAATAGTATAAAATTATATGAAAGTTCTTAATATAAGATTGAACTAATTTATTATTTACGAAATTATATTAAGGCTAATTTGATGATAATCTGTATATATGATAAGTTATAATGATAATGTGGAAATTAACAAAAATCATAAAATATAGCAATTCATTTTGTTGTTATGCAGAAATTTATATATTCTTTTAAAATCTAAGGAAAGTTTAAGCTAATCTTATAAGGGATTTACATTAGAAATTAGAGTTTAGGTTTAAGGAATAAATTAATTGACTCTAACATAGTAATATTGAATTTTCAATAAGTATAAGGAAAGAATAGAGTAGTAGTATTACTTGAATATACGTTAAAAACAAAGTGAAAAAATGAAGTTTGAGGTGATAATTATAATGATAGAGGGAAATATTGATGGAATAAGAAATTCTATTTTAAGTGAATTAGAAAAAATACATTCGATTAGAACATCTAAAGATGAAATATGCAATTTAGAGATCTTAAATATAATTGCTAAGGTATCGGCAAATATTGAAAGAGAAGTAAGTGTTGCAATAAATAGAAAGGGTAATGTTACGTCAGTTGCTATTGGAGACTCTACATCTGTTGAAGTGCCTTTAATAGATATAAGTGAAAAGAGATTATCAGGGGTTAGGGTTATACATACTCATCCTAATGGCTATTGTAATCTTTCAGCATTAGATGTGACTGCGCTTTTAAAATTAAAATTAGATGCTATTGTATCAGTTGCTATAACAGAAGAGGGAGAAATAAGAGATTTCTCATTAGGTCTTCTTAGACTTTATAACAATAAGTTAGAATATGATGAAAATATGAATTTATCTTTAGAAGAAATTACGTCTATAAATATATTAGATAAGATTAAGTTTATAGAAAATTTAATAAAAGTTAATGATGTTATAGAAGAAACTGGAGAAAAAGCAATACTTGTAGGCTCTGATACAAAGGAAAGTTTAGAAGAGTTAGAGGAGCTTACAAAAGCTTGTAATATTCCAGTCTTACAAACTGTATTTCAAAGCAGAAATAAAATTGATCCTTCATTCTTTATAGGAAGAGGAAAGGTATTAGAAATAGCTTCTATTAGACAAATAGAAAGAGCTAATGTAATAATATTTGATGATGAATTAACAGGATCGCAAGTTAGAAATTTAGAAGCTGCTTTAGGCGCAAAAGTTATAGATAGAACTACATTAATTCTTGAAATATTTGCAACAAGAGCTAAGAGCAAAGAAGCAAAAATACAAGTAGAACTTGCACAACTTAAATACAGATTAAGTAGATTACAAGGATTAGGTACAATACTTTCAAGAACCGGTGGTGGTATTGGAACTAGAGGTCCTGGAGAAAAGAAGCTAGAAACAGATAGAAGACACATAATGGAAACTATCTATGATTTAAGAAAAGAACTAAAAAGAATAAAGAAGACAAGAGAAGTACAAAGAGAAAAAAGAAATAAGGAAAGTATTCCAAAAGTATCACTTGCAGGTTATACTAATGCAGGAAAATCAACTTTAAGAAATGTTCTTTGTGATTTATCAGCAAGAAAAGATACTGTAGGAAAAGAAAAAGTATTTGAAGCAGATATGTTATTTGCAACACTTGATACTACAACAAGAGCTTTAACATTAAAAAATAAGGGGTTAATTACATTAACAGATACAGTTGGATTTGTTAGAAAATTACCACATGATTTAGTTGAGGCATTTAAGTCAACATTAGAAGAAGTAATATTTTCTGATATTCTATGTCATGTGGTTGATGTATCTTCCGAAACTGCAATAGAACAGTATAAAGCAGTAAACGAAGTATTAACAGAATTAGAGGCAATTGATAAAGAAACAATATTAGTTTTAAATAAGATAGATAAAGCAACAGAAGAACAAATAAATAACTTTATTGAATTTATAGAAAATGACGAAACTAATAAAGATCAAGTAATTATAAAGATATCTGCTAAGGAAGGAATAAATTTAGAAGAATTTCTATCTTTAATAGAAGAAAAGCTTCCTTACAATTATAAGAAGGCAGAATATTTAATTCCATATGATAAAAGTAATATGCAATCATTTTTACACAGAAATGGTAGAGTCTTAGAAGAAGATTATAGAGATAATGGAACATTTATGATTGTTGAAGTTGATGATGAAGTATACAACAAGACTAAAGAATATGTTTTAAATGTATTAAGCTAATAAATGATTTATAAAATTTAAGAGATGATTTATTAAAAAATTCTTAGGTGAAAAATGGAGTCTAAAAATAGATATAAGAGATAATAAGTCTATTTTAAAATGTTTTATACAAAGAGTCCATTTTAAAACTAAGAATTTTTTTCTATATATTTTAGTAAATAATTTATAAATATAACATTTCTTTAAATGATTATATATTTAAGTTATAATATTAGATGGGGAAAAGGAGCGAATTATAATGTTAAAATCAATATTAGAGTATCAAAAATCATTTCAAAAGTTAATAAATGATTTAAAAGTTAATAAGAAAGTTTTAGCTATATTTGCTTTTGGAAGTATAGTTAGTGGAGATCTATGGGATGAGTCTGACATAGATTTATTTGTTTTATATAAAGATAATTTCAATGAAATTAGGGATGTATATTCGGAAATATTAGGAATAGATGTTCATATGAAATTATTAAGCAAAGAGAGTTTTTTAAACTTATATAAAAGCGATGGGAAAAAAGGTTTTGCAAGAAATATATTATTATCTTCTAAAATTGTATTTTCAAGAGATGATGAGATAACCTCAACTTTTAATGAAGCAAGATATAGTTTAGATAAACATATTGAAAAATGGAATTTGGTTTATTTAGGAAAATTAATGAAAGATCTTAGAGTAACTAAAAAATATTTACATAATGATAGTATATTTACTGCATATGAAATTTTAATAAGAGCTTTAGACAGTTTTTCAAAATTATATTTAAATTTAAATGGCTATACAGTAAGTAAAGATGCTGTTAGGATGGCAACAAATTTAAATGATGATTTTAATAGTATTATAAATGATTTATTTTATGAACCGATGTCAAAAGAAAATATAGAAAATATATTACTGTATATTGAAAGATTTTTAGAGTTAAACATAGTAGCATCAACTAAAGGATTATTAGAGTTTTTAAATGAAAAAAGAACTTTTTTAAGTTCATATGAAATAAAGAATGATGTGAGTTTTAAAGAATTTGATATAAAAATAGAAGACATATTAAAAGAATTATTAAAGCGTAATTTAGTTAAAAAAGATATAAGAAAATTAGATATAGAAGATAGTAAAAAGTTAATAAATGAAAATGTATATTCATGTAAAAATTATAATTTTTAGATTTATAGAGGGTTTTGATAATGGGGGAATATATTAAATTATATAAAGATATAGAATTTGAAGAAGAGATACCTAAGTATGTGCAAATATCTAATTTTACAAAGAATTTAATAGAGAAAAAGGTAATAAGAGATAAGGAAAAATTGCCTACAATAAGAGAGTTAGCAAAGGTTTTAGAAGTTAATTCAGTGACTATTGTTAATGCATATAATAAACTAAAAGCTGAAGGATATGCTTATCAAAAAGTTGGTAGTGGGACATATGCAAAAGTAAAAGAATATCCTAATATATTTAGACGAGAGTACTCAAATACATTAAAAAAATTAAGAATAGATGAATTACCCAATATAGTTGATTTTACAGGGGAAACCAATACTGAAGTACTATTTCCAATAAAAGATTTGAAGGGCATTATAGATAAGGTTTTAGATAGAGATGGTGCAAATGCACTTGTATCTGATAATTCATATGGTTATAAGAATCTAATATCAACAATAAATAATGTTTTTTGGGACAATCAATTAAATGAGGAGGATATACTTATTGTATCTGGTGCTCAACAAGGTATTGATATAGTTTCAAAAGGTATTTTAAATATAAATGATAATGTAGTAGTAGAAAAACCTACTTATGGAGGTGCATTGTCGGTATTTAAGTGGAAGAAAGCTAATATTTTTGAAGTTCCAATAAAAGAAGATGGGATAGACTTAGATAAGTTTGAAAAAATACTTCAAAAAAATAATATAAGATGTTTTTATACTATGAGCTATTTTCAAAATCCAACAGGCGTTAGTTATAGTCTAGAAAAGAAAAAAAGGATTTTAGAATTAGCAGAAATATATGATTTTTATATAATGGAAGATGACTATTTATCTGAACTTATATATGAAAAATCAATAGAATATATTCCTTTTAAATGGTTAGATAGAAATGAAAGAGTTATTTATATAAAAAGTTTTTCTAAAATATTTCTACCTGGAATAAGACTTGGGTATTTAGTCGCACCAGAAATTTTTAGAGAAAGTCTTCAAAATTCGAAATTTAATACAGATATAACTACTTCAAGTTTAATGCAAAGAGCTTTAGATTTATATATATATGAATCTAAGTGGAAAGAAAATATTAAAGCTTTAAATATTGAATACAGCAAAAGATATAATATAATGCAAAAAATATTGGATAATGATTTTGGGAATTTAGTAAGTTATATTGATCCTAGAGGTGGGTTAAACTTTTATCTAACATTAAAGGATAGTAAAATAAATTCTAAAGAGTTATTTTTAAGATTGAGAAAAAAAGGAGTGTATATAACTCCAGGAATAATGTTTTTCACATCTCATAATGATGGAAAAAATACATTTAGAATAGGATTTTATCAAACTGATGAAGATAAAATCATAAAGGGGCTAA
This genomic interval carries:
- the hpt gene encoding hypoxanthine phosphoribosyltransferase, whose amino-acid sequence is MDNKKRNILFSKEKIDARIEELGKVITEDYKDKNLYVLSLLRGSFIYAADLVRAIDTKTKIGFMTTSSYGHDEISSGKVKVINDIPDNIEGYDVLIVDDIIDTGITMNFVVDHVKNLGAASVKTCVLLDKPSRRTVEIEPNYCCFTIEDLFVVGYGLNYGDHYRNIPYVFNWQ
- the hflX gene encoding GTPase HflX — its product is MIEGNIDGIRNSILSELEKIHSIRTSKDEICNLEILNIIAKVSANIEREVSVAINRKGNVTSVAIGDSTSVEVPLIDISEKRLSGVRVIHTHPNGYCNLSALDVTALLKLKLDAIVSVAITEEGEIRDFSLGLLRLYNNKLEYDENMNLSLEEITSINILDKIKFIENLIKVNDVIEETGEKAILVGSDTKESLEELEELTKACNIPVLQTVFQSRNKIDPSFFIGRGKVLEIASIRQIERANVIIFDDELTGSQVRNLEAALGAKVIDRTTLILEIFATRAKSKEAKIQVELAQLKYRLSRLQGLGTILSRTGGGIGTRGPGEKKLETDRRHIMETIYDLRKELKRIKKTREVQREKRNKESIPKVSLAGYTNAGKSTLRNVLCDLSARKDTVGKEKVFEADMLFATLDTTTRALTLKNKGLITLTDTVGFVRKLPHDLVEAFKSTLEEVIFSDILCHVVDVSSETAIEQYKAVNEVLTELEAIDKETILVLNKIDKATEEQINNFIEFIENDETNKDQVIIKISAKEGINLEEFLSLIEEKLPYNYKKAEYLIPYDKSNMQSFLHRNGRVLEEDYRDNGTFMIVEVDDEVYNKTKEYVLNVLS
- a CDS encoding nucleotidyltransferase domain-containing protein; the encoded protein is MLKSILEYQKSFQKLINDLKVNKKVLAIFAFGSIVSGDLWDESDIDLFVLYKDNFNEIRDVYSEILGIDVHMKLLSKESFLNLYKSDGKKGFARNILLSSKIVFSRDDEITSTFNEARYSLDKHIEKWNLVYLGKLMKDLRVTKKYLHNDSIFTAYEILIRALDSFSKLYLNLNGYTVSKDAVRMATNLNDDFNSIINDLFYEPMSKENIENILLYIERFLELNIVASTKGLLEFLNEKRTFLSSYEIKNDVSFKEFDIKIEDILKELLKRNLVKKDIRKLDIEDSKKLINENVYSCKNYNF
- a CDS encoding PLP-dependent aminotransferase family protein; amino-acid sequence: MGEYIKLYKDIEFEEEIPKYVQISNFTKNLIEKKVIRDKEKLPTIRELAKVLEVNSVTIVNAYNKLKAEGYAYQKVGSGTYAKVKEYPNIFRREYSNTLKKLRIDELPNIVDFTGETNTEVLFPIKDLKGIIDKVLDRDGANALVSDNSYGYKNLISTINNVFWDNQLNEEDILIVSGAQQGIDIVSKGILNINDNVVVEKPTYGGALSVFKWKKANIFEVPIKEDGIDLDKFEKILQKNNIRCFYTMSYFQNPTGVSYSLEKKKRILELAEIYDFYIMEDDYLSELIYEKSIEYIPFKWLDRNERVIYIKSFSKIFLPGIRLGYLVAPEIFRESLQNSKFNTDITTSSLMQRALDLYIYESKWKENIKALNIEYSKRYNIMQKILDNDFGNLVSYIDPRGGLNFYLTLKDSKINSKELFLRLRKKGVYITPGIMFFTSHNDGKNTFRIGFYQTDEDKIIKGLNILREELIKCHI